In Hymenobacter oligotrophus, the following are encoded in one genomic region:
- a CDS encoding recombinase family protein, whose amino-acid sequence MNKTFGYARVSTLDQNLDTQLDILTKAGCDRIFQDKITGMSLQRPALDELLGLLREGDTVLVARFFRLGRSRDHVIQP is encoded by the coding sequence ATGAACAAAACCTTCGGCTACGCCCGCGTTTCCACCCTCGACCAGAACCTGGACACCCAACTCGACATCCTCACCAAGGCCGGGTGCGACCGCATCTTCCAGGACAAAATCACGGGCATGAGCCTGCAACGACCCGCGCTCGACGAGCTGCTGGGCTTGCTGCGCGAAGGCGACACGGTGCTGGTGGCGCGCTTCTTCCGCCTGGGCCGCAGCCGCGACCACGTCATTCA